The following coding sequences are from one Arthrobacter sp. PvP023 window:
- a CDS encoding WXG100 family type VII secretion target, with amino-acid sequence MSIISVDTELLQLKSANVKATVDRISTDVQAMKRGLDELQGTWRGSAATNFQGLITEWTITQGKVEAALASINTALASAAATYAQAEQGNTQRFS; translated from the coding sequence ATGAGCATCATCTCCGTTGATACCGAACTGCTCCAGCTCAAATCTGCCAACGTCAAAGCTACGGTTGACCGTATCAGCACGGACGTCCAGGCGATGAAGAGGGGTCTGGATGAGCTGCAGGGAACGTGGCGCGGATCGGCGGCCACCAACTTCCAAGGACTGATCACCGAGTGGACCATCACACAGGGCAAAGTGGAGGCCGCTCTCGCGTCCATCAACACAGCCCTCGCTTCGGCGGCCGCCACGTATGCCCAGGCAGAGCAGGGCAACACGCAGCGGTTCAGCTGA
- a CDS encoding ribonuclease HI family protein: protein MTITAAADGSALGNPGPAGWAWYVNDDCWRAGGWPHGTNNQGELMAVLDLFRCTAHLPGEELHILCDSQYVINSVTKWMPGWKRKGWRKADGKPVLNVEILREIDQALSGRKYRFEWVRGHAGHDLNEAADDRARAAATAYQQGIAVRSGPGFVRGVGASASPAASVPAARESLTPGGSNQPDLFTEPDLFSELETDPFAAPAGREAAPEAVVEALERELLSPDTRADIGRTGVLLHPEFTEIGSSGRLWTRDSMMMSLEENPGGAAELEIIGAERIGAEAVLLTYRSKGREGSSLRSSLWVLDGKRWRLRFHQGTPEA from the coding sequence GTGACGATTACTGCAGCAGCCGACGGTTCGGCTTTAGGAAATCCCGGTCCGGCCGGATGGGCCTGGTACGTGAATGACGACTGCTGGCGGGCCGGCGGCTGGCCGCACGGCACCAATAACCAGGGCGAGCTGATGGCTGTGCTGGATCTCTTCCGTTGCACGGCGCACCTTCCCGGGGAGGAGCTGCATATTCTCTGCGACAGCCAATACGTCATCAACTCGGTCACCAAGTGGATGCCCGGATGGAAACGCAAGGGCTGGCGCAAAGCTGATGGCAAGCCGGTCTTGAACGTGGAGATCCTGCGGGAAATCGACCAGGCGCTGAGCGGACGCAAATACCGCTTCGAGTGGGTCCGCGGCCACGCCGGACACGACCTGAATGAGGCCGCCGACGACCGTGCGCGGGCTGCTGCGACCGCCTATCAGCAGGGCATTGCCGTGCGGTCCGGGCCGGGTTTCGTCCGCGGCGTCGGCGCCTCTGCATCCCCCGCAGCCAGCGTGCCGGCGGCGCGGGAGTCCCTGACACCGGGCGGCAGCAACCAGCCGGATCTCTTTACCGAGCCGGATCTTTTCAGTGAGCTGGAGACAGATCCGTTCGCGGCGCCAGCCGGGCGGGAAGCAGCTCCCGAGGCCGTTGTTGAAGCACTGGAACGGGAGCTGCTAAGCCCCGATACCCGCGCCGACATCGGACGGACCGGTGTGCTGCTCCACCCGGAGTTTACGGAAATCGGCAGTTCCGGCAGGCTGTGGACGCGGGATTCAATGATGATGTCGCTCGAGGAGAATCCTGGCGGTGCAGCTGAGCTGGAGATAATCGGCGCCGAGCGGATCGGCGCTGAAGCGGTCCTTCTGACCTACCGCAGCAAGGGCCGGGAGGGATCCTCGCTCCGGAGCTCGCTCTGGGTTCTCGATGGAAAACGCTGGCGCCTGCGCTTCCACCAGGGAACACCGGAAGCCTAG
- a CDS encoding ABC transporter substrate-binding protein produces the protein MKISSGSRFRLKIGATAAALAMLVTGCGASAGSGADKEVTLRFAWWGNEYLNAQTQKVIDAFQAEHPNIKIKAAPGEWSGYWDKLATTTAANDAPDVIQMDQKYIAEYGGRGALLDLAKQDGIDLSKMDKEQLASGQYDNAQYGLSTGKNAYVVMANTKVFEAANVPLPDDATWTWDDFNDIATKLTQAGGGTNYGAAYGSNEADLIIWLRQHGENLYSQDGKLAFTAGTAASFWERLKNQRDSQASPPATVATEDAGAGLEESLFGTNRIGMAWWWTNQLGSLETTTGSSIKMLRAPSVDGKAADNGMYYKPSMFWSASSRSKNPEAAATFINYLANSPEAGSILMTDRGVPANSEVLAAITPKLKTADSTVVGFLQDIKPEMAEAPPVPPVGSGSVQNVIKRYTDEVLYDRKSPSTAAEEFKKEVEGMLASARK, from the coding sequence ATGAAGATCTCGTCCGGAAGCAGGTTTCGACTCAAGATTGGAGCCACCGCTGCTGCCCTCGCGATGCTGGTCACGGGCTGCGGCGCGTCAGCAGGTTCCGGCGCCGACAAGGAGGTCACACTGCGCTTTGCCTGGTGGGGCAACGAGTACCTCAACGCCCAGACCCAAAAGGTGATCGACGCGTTCCAGGCCGAACACCCAAACATCAAGATCAAAGCGGCCCCGGGGGAATGGAGCGGATACTGGGACAAGCTGGCCACCACCACCGCAGCCAATGATGCACCGGACGTGATCCAGATGGATCAGAAATACATTGCCGAGTACGGTGGCCGCGGAGCTCTCCTTGACCTGGCCAAGCAAGACGGCATCGACCTGTCGAAAATGGACAAGGAACAGCTCGCCTCCGGCCAGTACGACAATGCCCAGTACGGCCTCAGCACGGGCAAGAACGCCTACGTGGTAATGGCGAACACCAAGGTGTTCGAGGCGGCCAACGTCCCGCTTCCCGACGACGCCACCTGGACCTGGGATGACTTCAACGACATCGCCACGAAGCTCACACAGGCGGGAGGGGGTACAAACTACGGGGCTGCATACGGCAGCAACGAAGCCGACCTCATCATCTGGCTTCGGCAGCACGGCGAAAACCTGTATTCACAGGACGGCAAGCTGGCCTTCACCGCCGGGACTGCGGCGTCGTTTTGGGAACGCCTGAAAAATCAGCGGGATTCCCAGGCAAGCCCGCCCGCCACCGTCGCCACGGAGGACGCAGGCGCCGGCCTGGAAGAGAGCCTGTTCGGGACCAACCGGATCGGCATGGCGTGGTGGTGGACCAATCAGCTCGGATCCCTGGAGACCACCACGGGAAGCAGCATCAAGATGCTCCGCGCACCGAGCGTGGACGGAAAAGCAGCAGACAACGGCATGTACTACAAGCCATCAATGTTCTGGTCCGCCTCTTCGAGGTCCAAGAATCCGGAAGCAGCGGCAACGTTCATCAACTACCTGGCAAACAGCCCGGAGGCTGGATCGATCCTGATGACCGACCGCGGGGTCCCTGCCAATTCCGAAGTTCTGGCGGCAATTACTCCGAAACTGAAGACTGCGGACTCAACGGTGGTCGGTTTCCTCCAGGACATCAAACCGGAGATGGCCGAGGCGCCCCCAGTACCGCCGGTCGGGTCGGGCAGTGTGCAGAATGTCATCAAGCGTTACACCGACGAAGTCCTCTATGACCGCAAATCGCCTTCGACGGCCGCGGAGGAGTTCAAGAAGGAAGTCGAAGGGATGCTGGCGTCAGCCCGCAAATAA
- the groL gene encoding chaperonin GroEL (60 kDa chaperone family; promotes refolding of misfolded polypeptides especially under stressful conditions; forms two stacked rings of heptamers to form a barrel-shaped 14mer; ends can be capped by GroES; misfolded proteins enter the barrel where they are refolded when GroES binds): protein MAKIIAFDEEARRGLERGLNILADAVKVTLGPRGRNVVLEKKWGAPTITNDGVSIAKEIELDDPYEKIGAELVKEVAKKTDDVAGDGTTTATVLAQALVKEGLRNVAAGADPLSLKRGIEKAVEAVTAELLASAKEIETKEEIAATASISAGDDEIGALIAEALDKVGKEGVITVEESNTFGLELELTEGMRFDKGYISAYFVTDAERQETVLEDPYILIVNSKISNVKELVAVLEKVMQSNKPLLIIAEDIEGEALATLIVNKIRGTFKSVAVKAPGFGDRRKAQLADIAILTGGQVISEEVGLKLETAGLELLGKARKVVVTKDETTIVEGAGDADQIAGRVSQIRSEIENSDSDYDREKLQERLAKLAGGVAVIKAGAATEVELKERKHRIEDAVRNAKAAVEEGIVAGGGVALIQAGAKAFANLQLEGDEATGANIVRVAIDAPLKQIAFNAGLEPGVVVDKVRGLPAGHGLNAATGQYVDLLAAGINDPVKVTRSALQNAASIAGLFLTTEAVVADKPEKNAPAMGGGDDMGGMGGMGGF from the coding sequence ATGGCCAAGATCATTGCATTTGATGAAGAGGCACGCCGCGGTCTTGAGCGGGGCCTGAACATCCTCGCCGACGCCGTCAAGGTCACCCTCGGCCCGCGTGGACGCAACGTCGTCCTCGAAAAGAAGTGGGGCGCCCCCACGATCACCAACGATGGTGTTTCCATCGCCAAGGAGATCGAGCTGGACGATCCCTACGAGAAGATCGGCGCCGAGCTGGTCAAGGAAGTTGCCAAGAAGACGGATGACGTCGCTGGCGACGGCACCACCACGGCGACCGTGCTTGCACAGGCCCTGGTCAAGGAAGGCCTGCGCAACGTCGCGGCCGGCGCTGATCCGTTGTCCCTGAAGCGCGGCATCGAGAAGGCTGTTGAAGCCGTCACCGCCGAACTGCTGGCGTCCGCCAAGGAAATCGAAACCAAGGAAGAGATCGCCGCTACGGCATCGATTTCTGCCGGTGACGATGAAATCGGCGCGCTGATCGCAGAGGCGCTGGACAAGGTCGGCAAGGAAGGTGTTATCACCGTCGAGGAGTCCAACACCTTCGGACTCGAGCTCGAGCTGACCGAGGGCATGCGGTTCGACAAGGGCTACATCTCCGCTTACTTCGTCACCGACGCTGAGCGCCAGGAAACGGTCCTCGAAGACCCGTACATCCTGATCGTCAACTCCAAGATCTCCAACGTCAAGGAACTGGTTGCTGTCCTCGAAAAGGTCATGCAGTCCAACAAGCCGCTGCTGATCATCGCCGAAGACATCGAGGGCGAAGCCCTGGCCACCCTGATCGTCAACAAGATCCGTGGCACTTTCAAGTCCGTCGCCGTCAAGGCTCCGGGCTTCGGCGACCGCCGCAAGGCTCAGCTCGCTGACATCGCCATCCTCACCGGTGGCCAGGTCATCTCCGAGGAAGTCGGCCTCAAGCTTGAGACCGCCGGCCTCGAACTCCTGGGCAAGGCACGCAAGGTTGTTGTCACCAAGGATGAGACCACCATCGTCGAAGGTGCAGGCGACGCCGACCAGATCGCCGGCCGCGTTTCCCAGATCCGTTCCGAGATCGAGAACTCCGATTCCGACTATGACCGCGAGAAGCTGCAGGAGCGCCTGGCCAAGCTGGCCGGCGGCGTTGCAGTCATCAAGGCCGGTGCCGCAACCGAAGTTGAGCTCAAGGAACGCAAGCACCGCATTGAGGACGCTGTCCGCAACGCGAAGGCTGCCGTTGAAGAAGGCATCGTTGCCGGTGGTGGCGTTGCCCTGATCCAGGCCGGCGCCAAGGCATTCGCCAACCTGCAGCTCGAAGGCGACGAAGCAACGGGCGCCAACATCGTCCGCGTTGCCATTGACGCGCCGCTGAAGCAGATTGCATTCAACGCCGGCCTCGAGCCGGGCGTTGTTGTGGACAAGGTCCGCGGCCTGCCCGCAGGTCACGGCCTGAACGCCGCAACCGGACAGTACGTTGACCTGCTGGCCGCCGGCATCAACGACCCCGTCAAGGTAACGCGCTCTGCCCTGCAGAACGCTGCTTCCATCGCGGGCCTCTTCCTCACCACCGAGGCTGTAGTGGCCGACAAGCCGGAGAAGAACGCTCCGGCCATGGGCGGCGGCGACGACATGGGCGGTATGGGCGGCATGGGCGGTTTCTAA
- a CDS encoding ABC transporter substrate-binding protein, with protein MPSAAAMHGTGSPARFGPARPRFTAAAVLAAGTALLLAGCSGQAGNARVDAVDAGGDGTLRIGLLLDNTGKQSFLNASQLAAAKLAVQEVNAAGGHKGRPVQLLPEKISEDTASQAKELVAAGADVVIGPTDSSRAPGAIDVLSRAEVAIISPANAAHGLTRYRSGGYYFRTSAADTAQAPVLVKLAKDSGARTIAIVHEDGMYGKDVSVAVAAAAKAAGLGTVAEAAFTAGQAQQAAASAKAAGPDSVILVARAGAQGAIAELNNAGVAGSKLILSDGAINQYGSALGSKALEGARGILPGIFPSAHFQGELVAVDPGLKDMTFAAETYDAVNLAAIAAAAAQDDAGSSIAAKLIAVSGQHGAEAVQPCRSYKECGDAIKAGRPVDYDGESGPIGFDSNGDVTTAHYMVFTYAADNTARMSGSETAARAGS; from the coding sequence ATGCCATCCGCCGCGGCAATGCATGGCACAGGCAGCCCCGCCCGGTTCGGACCCGCGCGGCCGCGGTTCACCGCAGCAGCGGTTCTTGCGGCGGGAACGGCGCTCCTGCTGGCCGGTTGCTCCGGCCAGGCCGGCAACGCCCGTGTTGATGCAGTCGACGCCGGCGGCGATGGCACCTTGCGGATAGGCCTGCTGCTGGACAACACGGGGAAGCAGTCCTTCCTCAACGCCTCGCAACTCGCCGCGGCCAAGCTGGCGGTTCAGGAGGTCAATGCCGCGGGGGGCCACAAAGGCCGGCCGGTACAGCTGTTGCCTGAAAAAATCAGCGAGGACACCGCCTCGCAGGCCAAGGAACTGGTGGCCGCAGGGGCGGATGTCGTCATCGGTCCCACGGATTCGAGCCGCGCCCCGGGGGCAATTGATGTCCTGTCGCGGGCCGAGGTGGCCATCATCTCTCCGGCGAATGCCGCGCACGGCCTCACGCGTTACAGGAGCGGCGGATATTACTTCCGTACGTCAGCGGCAGACACGGCCCAGGCGCCCGTGCTGGTGAAACTGGCCAAGGACAGCGGCGCCCGGACAATAGCGATCGTCCACGAGGACGGGATGTACGGCAAGGATGTCTCTGTGGCCGTTGCCGCGGCAGCGAAAGCTGCCGGCCTTGGAACGGTGGCTGAGGCCGCCTTCACTGCCGGCCAGGCGCAACAGGCGGCAGCTTCCGCCAAGGCAGCGGGTCCGGATTCAGTCATTCTGGTGGCCCGGGCCGGCGCCCAGGGCGCAATCGCGGAGCTCAACAACGCGGGGGTGGCAGGCAGCAAGCTGATTCTCAGCGACGGCGCCATCAACCAATACGGTTCCGCCCTCGGGTCCAAAGCACTTGAGGGCGCGCGCGGGATCCTGCCCGGTATCTTCCCTTCGGCGCACTTCCAAGGGGAACTGGTAGCTGTTGATCCCGGGCTCAAGGACATGACGTTCGCAGCGGAAACTTACGACGCCGTGAACCTGGCCGCCATCGCCGCGGCCGCTGCCCAGGACGACGCCGGATCATCCATCGCGGCGAAGCTGATCGCGGTTTCCGGGCAGCACGGCGCGGAAGCGGTTCAACCCTGCAGGAGCTACAAAGAATGCGGGGATGCCATCAAGGCCGGTAGGCCGGTGGATTACGACGGCGAATCGGGGCCCATCGGCTTTGATTCAAACGGGGACGTCACCACCGCCCACTACATGGTGTTCACTTACGCCGCGGACAACACCGCCCGAATGAGTGGAAGCGAAACTGCCGCCCGGGCGGGCAGCTGA
- a CDS encoding cold-shock protein, whose protein sequence is MALGTVKWFNAEKGYGFITVDDSGDDVFVHWSAIEGEGYRALDEGQRVQFEVGEGEKGPQAENVRTA, encoded by the coding sequence ATGGCATTGGGAACCGTTAAGTGGTTCAACGCCGAAAAAGGCTATGGCTTCATCACTGTTGACGACTCCGGAGACGATGTCTTCGTCCACTGGTCGGCCATCGAGGGGGAAGGCTACCGGGCTCTGGACGAAGGGCAACGGGTGCAGTTCGAGGTAGGAGAAGGCGAGAAGGGTCCCCAGGCAGAGAACGTCCGGACGGCCTGA
- a CDS encoding LytR C-terminal domain-containing protein, whose translation MTKYARDEFDRVPEASSRQGVHRVASGAPRRRLGPILTVGVAALAIGLVAFLFLPKLGFAPAGSPLMAAGSALVSPSASPSAEAPQGTASPGAEAGSEPSAAPSASETPAASSSPSAVPSADAPAVDKTQAVAVYNGTTTAGLAGRVSSIVAGDGWTLGPVGNWGGMPQQSSVIYYSGALQKANAEALGELLNITSLVDSAEFQLPVVVVLGPGFQ comes from the coding sequence ATGACCAAATATGCTCGGGATGAATTCGACAGGGTCCCTGAGGCCTCCTCGCGACAGGGTGTCCATAGGGTCGCCTCCGGGGCTCCCAGGCGCCGGCTGGGACCAATCCTGACCGTGGGCGTGGCGGCGCTGGCCATTGGACTGGTGGCCTTCCTGTTCCTTCCCAAGCTCGGATTTGCTCCTGCCGGCAGCCCGCTGATGGCGGCGGGGTCCGCCCTGGTCAGCCCCTCCGCATCCCCTTCCGCCGAGGCGCCGCAAGGCACCGCGTCTCCTGGCGCTGAGGCCGGTTCCGAGCCGAGCGCGGCTCCTTCCGCCAGCGAGACGCCCGCTGCCAGCAGCTCGCCCTCCGCGGTTCCTTCCGCCGATGCGCCGGCTGTTGATAAAACCCAAGCCGTGGCGGTCTACAACGGGACCACCACCGCGGGACTTGCCGGCCGCGTGAGCAGTATCGTCGCCGGTGACGGCTGGACGCTGGGACCCGTGGGGAACTGGGGCGGAATGCCGCAGCAGTCCTCCGTCATCTACTACAGCGGGGCCTTGCAGAAAGCGAACGCGGAGGCTCTGGGGGAACTCCTGAATATCACGTCGCTGGTGGACTCTGCCGAGTTCCAGTTGCCGGTGGTTGTGGTTCTCGGGCCCGGCTTCCAGTAA
- a CDS encoding DUF3263 domain-containing protein encodes MSGADLTPAPQPGSRLSERDQQMLALERQWWKYAGAKEQAIRELFDLSATHYYQILNTLIDTEDALAHDPMLVKRLRRLRTSRQRARTARRLGSDA; translated from the coding sequence GTGTCCGGTGCAGACCTTACGCCGGCTCCGCAGCCGGGCTCACGGCTGAGTGAGCGGGACCAACAGATGCTGGCCCTCGAACGGCAGTGGTGGAAGTACGCAGGGGCCAAGGAACAAGCCATTCGAGAGCTGTTCGACCTCTCCGCCACGCACTACTACCAGATCCTCAACACGCTGATTGACACCGAGGACGCCCTGGCCCACGACCCCATGCTCGTAAAGAGATTGCGTAGACTACGTACGTCACGCCAACGGGCACGCACGGCGCGCCGATTGGGCTCTGACGCTTAG